The Mycolicibacterium fluoranthenivorans genome segment GGGCCGGCTACGACGATTCGCTCGACGTGGTCGGTGTGCATTTCGTCGGTGGCGTCGTGGGCACCTTCCTGATCGGCCTGCTGGCCGCCGAGATGGTCTCCGGCGGGCCCGCGGGCCTGTTCTACGGGGGCGGACTGACCCAGCTGGGCAAGCAGTCACTGGCCATCGTCGCGGTCGCGGTGTTCGCGTTCGCGGTGACGTACGGGATCGGCAAGCTCATCACCGTGACCTTCGGTTTCCGGGTTACCCGCGAAGACGAGCTGGCGGGCATCGACTTCACCCAGCACGCCGAGACGGCGTACGCCGAGGGTGTGCACGGGCATCAGCACAAGCGGCCGGGTGTGCAGTAGTCGGTCAGCGCGGCCCGTCCACGGCGAAGGTGCCCTTGTCATCCTGGAACACCACGGTGACATGGCGCACGGCGCCGTCGATCTCCACCTCACAGGTGAAACTGTCGCCTTTGGCGGCAGCCGGATTCTTGCCCCCGTTGCACCGCATTGCGCTGATGGTGTTGGACCCGTAGCCGTTGATCGGATCGGAGAGGATCTCCCGCACACCGGCTTCGGCTTGCGCGACATCGATCACGGTGCTGTCGCGGAACTTCCACGCCCAGATGCTCACGCCCGCGACGATGAGCAGCACCACCGCACCGGCGATGCCCCCGAGTAGCACCATGTTCGGGCCCGACGTCTGGTTCGGCGCCCGGTGCGAGGCGGGCGGCTGCGGCGGCAGCCGGTAGCGATGGGGATCCGGCTGCGGTGGTGGTGGTGGGCGCTGCGGGGGCGGCGGATACGGCGCGCGCGGGGCAGGCGCGCCCGGCGGGGGAGCACCACCCGGTTTGGTCCACCACGGCTGGATCGGGTCGGTGGGCGGAGTCGTCATGGGGCCTCAGAACGTGGATGCATACTGCTCCATCGACTCGGT includes the following:
- a CDS encoding DUF4333 domain-containing protein; this encodes MTTPPTDPIQPWWTKPGGAPPPGAPAPRAPYPPPPQRPPPPPQPDPHRYRLPPQPPASHRAPNQTSGPNMVLLGGIAGAVVLLIVAGVSIWAWKFRDSTVIDVAQAEAGVREILSDPINGYGSNTISAMRCNGGKNPAAAKGDSFTCEVEIDGAVRHVTVVFQDDKGTFAVDGPR